One Dermatophagoides farinae isolate YC_2012a chromosome 6, ASM2471394v1, whole genome shotgun sequence genomic window carries:
- the LOC124494263 gene encoding uncharacterized protein LOC124494263 → MQRFQVIKIFIFFIVMATMIESIEPQLFYPNQSRSPYAIDNIRWDCHFEVDACHFRNQHNLAQFNRYYNPRQPLFGRRGLLLLNLRSPRVQRYPGARLITHYYPAAQSKACIFLSYYTTGDGPQSFFVIQQDKENKCIFADHDVQNKPNQWNEIEIQLDLSDGDPRFFLETHFQQGKFGFFAIDKFSFGYGQCKNPSPNYC, encoded by the coding sequence ATGCAACGTTTTCaagtgataaaaattttcatctttttcattgtcatggCCACAATGATCGAATCGATAGAGCCACAATTATTTTATCCAAATCAATCACGATCTCCATATGCTATTGATAATATTCGTTGGGATTGTCATTTTGAGGTGGATGCTTGTCATTTTCGTAATCAACATAATCTTGCTCAATTCAATCGATATTATAATCCACGACAACCATTGTTTGGACGTCGtggattattgttgttgaatttacGTTCACCACGTGTACAACGTTATCCTGGTGCTAGATTGATCACCCATTATTATCCGGCTGCACAATCAAAAGCCTGTATATTTCTATCATATTATACTACTGGTGATGGACCACAAAGTTTTTTCGTCATACAACAAGATAAAGAGAATAAATGCATTTTTGCTGACCACGATGTTCAAAATAAACCGAatcaatggaatgaaattgaaatccaaTTGGACCTAAGTGATGGTGATCCACGTTTCTTTTTGGAAACACATTTTCAACAAGGCAAATTTGGTTTCTTTgccattgataaattttcatttggttaTGGCCAATGCAAAAATCCTTCACCAAATTATtgttag
- the Arpc4 gene encoding actin-related protein 2/3 complex, subunit 4 — MSATLRPYLLAVRRTLEAAICLVNFNSQVVERHNKPEIEVRSSKELLLNPVIISRNERERVLIESSINSVRISIAIKQADDIESILAHKFTRFMMMRADNFVILRRKPVNLSFTANGQNVGTLTLTQQQRTPTGSYSSINGFKDGGQSPQYDYDISFLITNFHTESMYRYKLIDFIIHFMEEIDKEINEMKLAINARARITAEEFLKKF, encoded by the coding sequence atgtctgcAACACTTCGCCCATATTTGTTGGCAGTACGGCGAACATTGGAAGCGGCCATTTGTTTggtaaatttcaattcacaaGTAGTTGAACGGCACAATAAACCAGAAATTGAAGTTAGATCAAgtaaagaattattattgaatccTGTGATCATATCCAGAAATGAACGTGAACGTGTATTGATCGAATCAAGTATCAATTCGGTTCGTATATCGATTGCAATCAAACAAGCCGATGATATTGAAAGCATTTTAGCACATAAATTTACCCGTTTTATGATGATGCGTGCTGATAATTTTGTGATATTACGACGTAAACCAGTGAATCTGTCATTTACAGCCAATGGTCAAAATGTTGGTACATTAACATTGACACAACAGCAACGTACACCGACCGGATCATATTCATCGATCAATGGTTTCAAAGATGGTGGTCAATCACCAcaatatgattatgatatatcatttttaattacaAATTTTCATACCGAATCCATGTATCgatataaattgattgatttcatcatacATTTTATGGAAGAGATTGATAAagaaattaatgaaatgaaattggcaATCAATGCACGAGCTCGTATTACTGCTGaagaatttttgaaaaaattttaa
- the LOC124494261 gene encoding CXXC-type zinc finger protein 1, which produces MGIDQDDDDEFLPDMLSDESEDMDVSDNDDDDSVEQENSTTNNNNKKTNRKKTEKKKYCLCRSSRTDKFMIMCDKCNEWFHGDCVKITQSEAKKMKEYYCLMCRSQAMNSETNRTTKIMDSFDDPLKHRMEDDYSPDDLDNDDDDADFRLLNEKKTHKRKYRKNVSKEKPKKSNQKTTKRGRKKGQSTKAKGKGNRGRKKNVVKKSQHRHGRSKAHSDESGDDSKSILPRQCYGPGCIYAARKGSKYCSDQCGINLADKRIMLILPQRIKEWQSVPTAADERSKRELEEIELEIIRTQEKMKEIEQKKMELDELIFRGKNCVPYTEQEEAEILENENDTGNDTISCVTCAQEVSVKMALKHMERCFNKVESQASFGSNRSTNNTLFCETYNPSNKTYCKRLRVICPEHTKEPRIPDDELCGCPLRSDDDPFEDEANNFCRLLRKKCNLHYGWEKVRQAVLDLETLEQMYKNDELIKKQNKIRQAMNNRGGLVHLLLHQTRYESNNHHHNDGDDDDETSNMNDCDGKIID; this is translated from the exons ATGGGTATCGATcaagatgacgatgatgaatttttaccCGATATGCTTTCAGATGAATCTGAAGATATGGATGTatctgataatgatgatgacgatagtGTTGAACAGGAAAAttccaccaccaacaataacaacaagaaaacGAATCGTAAAAAAAcggagaaaaagaaatattgTCTTTGCCGTAGTTCTCGTACGGATAAATTCATGATCATGTGTGATAAATGTAATGAATGGTTTCATGGAGATTGTGTCAAAATCACTCAATCtgaagcgaaaaaaatgaaagaatattATTGCCTCATGTGTCGTTCACAAGCGATGAATTCTGAAACGAATCGTACAACTAAAATCATGgattcattcgatgatcCACTCAAACATCGTATGGAAGATGATTATTCACCTGATGAtctcgataatgatgatgatgatgctgattttcgtttgttgaatgagaaaaaaactcataaaagaaaatatcgTAAAAACGTATCGAAAgaaaagccaaaaaaatccaatcaaaagACAACGAAAAGAGGCCGTAAAAAAGGTCAAAGTACGAAAGCAAAAGGAAAAGGAAATCGTGGTCGTAAGAAGAATGTTGTGAAAAAATCTCAACATCGTCATGGACGATCGAAAGCACATTCGGATGAAAGTGGTGATGATAGTAAATCAATTTTACCACGTCAATGTTATGGTCCTGGTTGTATTTATGCAGCTCGTAAAGGTTCCAAATATTGTAGCGATCAATGTGGTATCAATTTGGCTGATAAACGTATAATGCTCATACTACCTCAACGAATTAAAGAATGGCAATCAGTACCCACTGCAGCAGATGAACGTTCTAAACGTGAACTAGAGGAAATTGAACTTGAAATAATCAGAACacaggaaaaaatgaaagaaattgaacagaaaaaaatggaattagATGAACTAATTTTTCGTGGTAAAAATTGTGTACCATATACCGAGCAAGAAGAAGCTGAaatattggaaaatgaaaatgatactGGTAATGATACGATCAGTTGTGTTACCTGTGCACAAGAAGTTTCGGTCAAAATG GCACTGAAACATATGGAACGTTGTTTCAACAAAGTTGAAAGTCAAGCTTCATTTGGATCAAATAGAAGTACAAATAATACACTATTCTGTGAAACTTATAATCCAAGTAATAAAACCTATTGTAAAAG ACTTCGTGTTATTTGTCCTGAACACACAAAAGAACCAAGAATTCCTGATGATGAACTTTGTGGCTGTCCATTACGATCCGACGATGATCCATTTGAAGATGAAGCGAATAATTTTTGCCGTTTATTGCGTAAAAAATGTAATCTACATTATGGCTGGGAAAAGGTTCGTCAAGCTGTATTGGATCTAGAAACATTGGAACAAAtgtataaaaatgatgaattgatcaaaaaacaaaacaaaatacgaCAAGCAATGAATAATCGTGGTGGTTTAGTACATCTTTTATTACATCAAACCAGATATGAAtctaataatcatcatcacaatgatggtgatgatgatgatgaaacatcaaatatgaatgattgtgatggtaaaattattgattga